Proteins encoded in a region of the Tubulanus polymorphus chromosome 10, tnTubPoly1.2, whole genome shotgun sequence genome:
- the LOC141912243 gene encoding uncharacterized protein LOC141912243, whose protein sequence is MKFLVGIIIGFLFASDVLGATVQQTGPATSAADNAASAVACPAGYAVVRCRCSSQANCDSNWVIGNTCRVTHTGGKPVVQPIATCDNAVDEYEVDSSGYASSPTVSCPDDLVVRSCGLFYPMAHMNPNIMAIRSGQKTCVPSARCTGGRGCRVQAVCVDR, encoded by the exons ATGAAGTTTCTCGTCGGAATAATAATTG GATTCCTGTTCGCGAGCGACGTGCTTGGCGCAACAGTCCAGCAGACTGGACCAGCAACTTCGGCTGCTGATAACGCCGCCAGCGCGGTCGCATGTCCGGCGGGGTATGCCGTTGTCCGATGTCGTTGTTCCTCGCAGGCCAATTGCGACTCGAATTGGGTGATTGGAAACACTTGTAGAGTGACACATACCGGTGGGAAACCTGTAGTCCAG CCGATCGCCACCTGTGATAATGCTGTGGACGAGTATGAAGTCGATTCGAGCGGATATGCCAGCTCACCGACTGTCTCGTGTCCCGACGATCTCGTCGTCCGATCTTGCGGCCTATTTTACCC aatggCGCATATGAACCCAAATATCATGGCAATTAGATCCGGCCAGAAAACATGTGTACCATCTGCTAGATGTACTGGTGGACGTGGTTGTAGGGTACAGGCGGTTTGCGTCGATCGCTAA
- the LOC141912273 gene encoding uncharacterized protein LOC141912273: protein MNFVYICLMICLLGSVNVTIATLSDEDRLWQTRESRAEEKRAVPVVGLAIAGINAALALGARLLGKTGSSERHYENEVMICYRKDQAARDARARIERTYDNCRFQHDKKAWIFFKRTWYCLMKQDACKTLGHALD, encoded by the exons ATGaatttcgtatatatttgctTGATGATCTGTCTGCTCGGGTCGGTGAACGTGACTATTGCGACGCTGAGTG ATGAGGATCGCTTGTGGCAAACGCGAGAGAGCCGCGCGGAGGAGAAACGAGCAGTACCGGTGGTTGGACTAGCTATTGCGGGCATCAACGCAGCCTTAGCGCTAGGTGCGAGACTATTGGGTAAAACGGGCAGCTCAGAACGACACTATGAAAACGAAGTCATGATCTGTTACCGAAAAGACCAGGCAGCACGTGACGCCAGGGCCCGTATCGAAAGAACCTACGATAACTGTCGATTTCAGCACGATAAGAAAGCCTGGATTTTCTTTAAAAGAACGTGGTATTGCCTGATGAAACAAGATGCTTGTAAAACATTGGGCCACGCCCTTGATTAG
- the LOC141912128 gene encoding nuclease EXOG, mitochondrial-like: MAAAAGIRGFIIGTISTATIAATFFPTATTNPEVHFEYEESTKKARPTEKVARGEQILKLGVPDLGQNVRYYSNHALGYDQSRRIPLWVAEHLTADNLKGRAHRKHSNFKSDPNIDEMFTARNSDYRRSGWSRGHMAPAGDNKKDQVSMDETFYLSNIVPQNMDNNAGFWNRLEMYCRDLTKNFTDVYVISGPLFLPELDEKTGKKYVRYEVIGDDNVAVPTHLYKLIIVDGDSGRRGLGAFVVPNKPVNSNNLTEFQTSLEALERTSGIKFLDKLPLPSPSPAGYREDLCTIDKCLLVDQDEHDLKWIRVDLKKARNRNDLERAWSRLRRKGLKADETMQNLYNEKLNEFDMKSDSGEL; this comes from the exons ATGGCAGCGGCGGCAGGAATACGAGGGTTTATTATCGGGACTATATCAACGGCTACAATCGCGGCAACTTTCTTCCCGACTGCGACGACTAACCCAgaagttcattttgaatatgaagAATCGACTAAAAAAGCACGAC CTACAGAGAAAGTAGCGCGAGGCGAACAGATTCTCAAATTGGGAGTGCCAGATCTAGGACAAAATGTACGTTACTATAGCAACCATGCACTCGGCTACGACCAAAGCAGACGGATTCCTTTATGGGTCGCCGAACATTTAACAGCTGATAATCTGAAAG GGCGTGCTCATCGAAAacattctaatttcaaatcgGATCCGAACATCGACGAAATGTTCACGGCTCGAAATTCCGATTATCGACGCAGTGGTTGGTCGAGAGGACACATGGCGCCGGCTGGTGACAATAAAAAAGACCAG GTATCGATGGATGAGACGTTCTACTTGTCGAATATCGTTCCCCAGAATATGGATAATAACGCCGGATTTTGGAACCGCTTGGAAATGTACTGTCGCGATTTGACGAAGAACTTCACCGACGTTTACGTCATCAGCGGGCCGCTGTTTCTGCCGGAACTCGACGAGAAAACCGGCAAGAAATACGTTAGATATGAG GTTATCGGTGATGATAATGTCGCCGTGCCGACGCATTTATATAAACTGATCATCGTCGACGGCGACAGCGGACGACGAGGTCTCGGAGCGTTTGTCGTGCCGAACAAACCGGTGAACTCGAATAACCTCACCGAATTTCAGACGAGTCTCGAAGCTCTCGAGCGAACTTCCGGAATAAAATTCCTCGACAAACTGCCTCTGCCGTCGCCGTCGCCCGCCGGTTACCGCGAAGACCTGTGCACGATCGACAAGTGTTTATTGGTCGATCAAGACGAACACGACTTGAAGTGGATCCGCGTCGACTTGAAGAAGGCGCGCAATCGCAACGACCTCGAACGCGCGTGGAGCCGATTGCGTCGCAAAGGTTTGAAAGCGGACGAAACGATGCAGAATTTGTATAACGAGAAACTGAACGAGTTTGATATGAAGAGCGATTCCGGTGAACTGTGA
- the LOC141912093 gene encoding monocarboxylate transporter 9-like — protein MAVTSTTEKTAKTTDNSNNLLETIIIISGSLISAFIVGGNYADGILVAEWVDYFDQGSGVTAWLGTAIVGIGFCGAPIASLLVKRFGIRKVFFIASTINASALTLTSFTYNIYLAIALRVLAGCGLTFHICSLGPYLLNRFPNQAALVQGLRTASSSSGVLAFPFIINFCLKQYGWRGCCLIIGGIAYQKCAVDLLYRRWSNSPLPEKEDSQSKRQDNGDHAKRFRDLHQLDLFKRKIFVAFVIHGFILEAALSIIYVHIVSGTRVLLEISPEQARFTLSAMGLSTLFARLVVSVMTKHPRIDTLT, from the exons ATGGCCGTTACTTCAACGACCGAAAAGACAGCAAAAACTACTGATAACTCGAACAATCTGTTAGAAACAATCATCATCATATCTGGCAGTTTGATCTCTGCCTTTATTGTGGGAGGTAATTATGCCGATGGTATACTGGTAGCGGAATGGGTGGACTATTTCGATCAGGGAAGTGGTGTTACGGCATGGCTCGGTACGGCTATCGTCGGTATTGGCTTTTGTGGAG CGCCGATCGCAAGTTTATTGGTAAAAAGATTTGGTATTCGCAAAGTATTTTTCATCGCTTCGACAATCAACGCATCCGCTTTAACTTTGACGTCATTTacgtataatatatatctcgCCATAGCACTGCGGGTTTTAGCAG GATGTGGCTTGACTTTCCACATTTGTAGTTTAGGGCCGTATTTACTGAACAGATTTCCGAATCAAGCGGCACTGGTGCAAGGTTTAAGGACAGCCAGCAGTTCGAGCGGCGTTCTCGCCTTTCCGTTCATCATTAACTTCTGTTTGAAACAGTACGGTTGGCGCGGATGCTGTTTGATCATCGGTGGTATCGCCTATCAAAAATGCGCCGTCGACCTTCTGTACCGTCGCTGGTCGAATTCACCGCTTCCAGAAAAAGAAGACTCGCAATCGAAACGTCAGGATAATGGTGATCACGCTAAACGATTTCGCGATCTTCATCAATTAGATCTTTTTAAACGGAAAATATTCGTAGCATTTGTGATACATGGTTTTATTCTTGAAGCGGCATTGTCTATAATATACGTGCACATCGTGTCTGGAACTAGAGTTCTATTAGAAATATCTCCCGAACAGGCGAGATTTACTTTATCGGCGATGGGTTTATCGACGCTTTTCGCGCGGCTCGTCGTCTCAGTGATGACCAAACATCCCAGGATAGATACGCTAACGTAA